Proteins from a genomic interval of Anatilimnocola floriformis:
- a CDS encoding STM4011 family radical SAM protein: protein MALKLQILYRGPLSSCNYECNYCPFAKRHESAAELKHDRQCLERFVDWVAAQTDCELSILFTPWGEGLTRRWYQQALVRISQFAHVRRVAIQTNLSCSLDWLGEANAQRLALWCTFHPTQISRREFLQQCQMVADRGVSFSAGVVGLQENFEEIEALRAELPSHAYLWVNAFKDLPDYYTDEQVARLEQVDPLFRLNLTNHPSLGAECVAGESSVSIDGDGNLRRCHFVSGVLGNIYGSDWQAALSRRACPNLSCDCYIGYVNLPRLQHDNLFGGRVLERIPRATHWQGIHDRQQAIEKVNAILQTSPPLSV, encoded by the coding sequence ATGGCGCTAAAGCTGCAGATCCTCTATCGCGGCCCTCTCTCGAGTTGCAATTACGAATGCAACTATTGCCCCTTCGCTAAGCGGCACGAATCGGCAGCTGAACTCAAACACGATCGGCAATGCCTCGAACGTTTCGTCGATTGGGTTGCGGCGCAAACGGATTGCGAGCTCTCGATCCTATTCACGCCCTGGGGCGAAGGACTGACGCGTCGCTGGTATCAGCAGGCGCTGGTGCGTATCAGTCAGTTCGCTCACGTGCGCCGGGTCGCGATTCAGACAAATCTGTCGTGTTCGCTCGATTGGCTTGGCGAGGCCAACGCTCAGCGGCTTGCGCTGTGGTGCACCTTTCATCCGACGCAGATCTCACGGCGCGAGTTTTTGCAGCAATGCCAGATGGTTGCCGATCGCGGCGTGTCGTTCAGCGCGGGTGTGGTCGGATTGCAGGAGAATTTTGAAGAGATCGAAGCCCTGCGTGCCGAGTTACCATCACACGCTTATTTGTGGGTCAACGCTTTTAAAGATCTGCCCGACTACTACACCGACGAGCAGGTGGCGCGGCTGGAGCAGGTCGATCCCCTATTTCGCCTGAATCTGACCAACCACCCCTCGCTCGGAGCAGAGTGTGTCGCCGGCGAATCATCGGTGTCGATCGATGGCGATGGCAATCTCCGCCGTTGCCATTTTGTGAGTGGAGTGCTCGGAAATATCTACGGCAGCGACTGGCAAGCCGCGCTCAGCCGGCGAGCTTGTCCCAATCTCAGCTGCGATTGCTACATCGGTTACGTAAATCTGCCGCGTCTTCAGCACGACAATTTATTCGGCGGGCGGGTGCTTGAGAGAATCCCGCGCGCGACACATTGGCAGGGCATTCACGATCGGCAGCAGGCCATAGAAAAAGTGAACGCGATTCTGCAGACGAGCCCGCCGCTGAGCGTTTGA
- a CDS encoding STM4012 family radical SAM protein translates to MSMAGATKLADVLTGSPYVGYSYAYPHKTAYRRLAEPLPLQRVWQAEPSDSLFLYVHIPFCEYRCGFCNLFTLSQPADSLTTRYLAALEREADAYQETLAEPQFSRLAIGGGTPTFLTIAELDRLFQIIERFTPERRIAVPLSCEGSPATLTAEKLALLRERGTTRFSLGIQSFEERDLQTLGRPQKRAEVEQALALLAAHRFPVTNLDLIYGSSSQTLASWLATIERAVAFAPEEIYLYPLYVRPLTGLARLEEWDDWRLLLYRAGRDKLLEAGYQQTSMRMFTRAADETAGPTYCCQSDGMVGLGCGARSYTHSLHYSREYAVKSANVAGILADYIGKSMGDFGAVEFGATLDEHEQRRRVLILSLLQAEGLRCADYAKRFGSEALADFPELYELLSHKLAEVDGDCLRLTPAGLERSDAIGPWLYSATIAQQMEEYAWR, encoded by the coding sequence ATGAGCATGGCAGGAGCGACGAAGCTGGCCGACGTGCTGACGGGCTCACCGTACGTGGGATACTCGTACGCCTATCCGCACAAGACGGCCTATCGTCGGTTGGCGGAGCCACTGCCGCTGCAGCGCGTGTGGCAAGCCGAGCCGAGCGATTCGCTGTTCCTGTATGTGCATATTCCGTTTTGCGAATATCGCTGCGGCTTTTGCAATCTCTTCACGCTGTCGCAACCTGCGGATTCGCTGACCACGCGTTATCTAGCTGCACTCGAGCGCGAAGCCGATGCTTATCAAGAAACGCTCGCCGAGCCGCAGTTCTCGCGCCTGGCCATCGGCGGCGGCACGCCGACGTTTTTGACGATCGCAGAACTCGATCGGTTGTTCCAGATCATCGAGCGCTTCACGCCCGAGCGGCGGATCGCAGTTCCGCTGAGCTGCGAAGGTTCGCCCGCCACCCTCACGGCGGAAAAACTCGCGCTGCTGCGCGAACGCGGCACCACGCGTTTCAGTTTGGGGATTCAAAGTTTCGAAGAGCGCGACTTGCAAACACTTGGCCGTCCGCAGAAACGGGCCGAAGTGGAACAAGCCCTAGCGCTCCTCGCGGCGCATCGCTTTCCAGTGACCAACCTCGATTTGATTTATGGCTCGAGTTCGCAGACGCTGGCCAGCTGGCTGGCGACAATCGAACGCGCCGTTGCATTCGCGCCTGAAGAAATCTATCTCTATCCGCTCTACGTGCGGCCGTTGACTGGCCTCGCGCGACTGGAGGAGTGGGACGACTGGCGTTTGCTTCTCTATCGCGCCGGGCGCGACAAGTTGCTGGAAGCCGGTTACCAGCAGACTTCGATGCGGATGTTCACGCGGGCCGCTGATGAAACAGCAGGACCGACGTACTGTTGCCAGAGCGATGGCATGGTCGGTCTCGGTTGTGGCGCGCGCTCGTATACACACTCGCTCCATTACTCGCGCGAGTACGCTGTGAAATCGGCCAACGTGGCGGGCATCCTCGCCGATTACATCGGCAAATCGATGGGCGATTTCGGCGCAGTCGAGTTCGGCGCAACGCTCGATGAGCACGAGCAGCGCCGTCGCGTGCTGATTCTGTCGCTCCTGCAAGCCGAAGGTTTGCGCTGCGCGGATTATGCGAAACGCTTTGGCAGTGAGGCGCTGGCTGATTTTCCAGAACTTTACGAACTGCTAAGTCACAAACTGGCCGAGGTGGACGGCGATTGCCTGCGACTCACGCCGGCCGGTTTGGAACGCTCCGATGCCATCGGCCCCTGGCTGTACTCGGCAACCATCGCGCAGCAGATGGAGGAGTATGCATGGCGCTAA